The following coding sequences are from one Phycisphaerae bacterium window:
- a CDS encoding pilus assembly PilX N-terminal domain-containing protein, with amino-acid sequence MKPVNKVIYPKNRGSILIISMIFVLVFCALAVSMASLSGVNLQITGNQRKANTALSAAQSGLECGRYIIKQTTLTLAGIPSMSNGLNYVTQDQANIVWATLCSQIQNQPWVTGNAAQTENEIVTPAINFGAANASFQVRFCRDANSIQIEGIGVDGQVRRQVRINSTITKDNEVLTYAIASRGRMWLAGDSTIHGNVYSSWQYQDISPFNISSESTIDGTINTILSNINPNTNQPGPDLYADKFDKYGNPVLDAEGNRVKIKMPYDLETLDANGNTVYDSEGNRVISPGDQIQGQCDDIGYNVNYGDKAVDMPGMKISDYDTSQYQAQTTALSITGIPTVTEYFPHAAGNYSLPSSSGSQKLSRYKYENQTFSNKKVSAYSISSGVLKSTLFKNCTFEGILYLDCSTTGSTYNNVRFENCTFNGPIITNTPDYANSTNWWMRNCLYFTGEETFQNNTNVPATILAPNFNVNLGNTNPNNGENNVLTGAIVGGIVDIRGNAEIYGTVISMYDTSSYSSGYVSNIGATADDGGSETTEPGDIGVINITPDLDELLPSGVISPIVIKASQDTYSEGQQLN; translated from the coding sequence ATGAAACCCGTAAATAAAGTAATCTACCCCAAAAACAGGGGAAGCATCCTTATCATATCTATGATATTTGTTCTCGTCTTTTGTGCCCTGGCTGTTTCAATGGCCTCGCTGTCCGGCGTCAACTTGCAAATCACGGGTAATCAGCGCAAGGCCAACACGGCGCTGTCAGCTGCCCAATCCGGCCTGGAATGCGGAAGATATATCATCAAGCAGACAACACTGACTTTGGCAGGTATACCATCAATGAGCAACGGCCTAAACTATGTGACCCAGGACCAGGCGAATATTGTATGGGCTACACTTTGCTCTCAGATTCAAAACCAGCCATGGGTAACTGGCAATGCCGCACAAACTGAAAATGAAATTGTAACTCCCGCTATAAATTTCGGAGCGGCAAATGCTTCTTTTCAGGTCAGATTTTGTCGAGATGCCAATTCCATCCAGATTGAGGGAATAGGAGTTGATGGGCAGGTACGCAGACAGGTCAGGATAAATTCGACAATCACCAAAGACAACGAGGTTTTAACTTACGCCATTGCCAGCAGAGGTCGAATGTGGCTCGCCGGCGACTCGACCATACACGGCAATGTTTACAGTTCGTGGCAATACCAGGATATCTCGCCTTTTAATATAAGCAGCGAATCCACGATCGATGGAACCATTAATACCATTCTTAGCAACATTAATCCAAATACAAACCAGCCCGGTCCTGACCTGTATGCAGACAAGTTTGACAAGTATGGCAATCCTGTTCTCGACGCAGAGGGTAATCGTGTTAAAATCAAGATGCCTTACGACCTTGAGACACTGGACGCCAACGGTAATACCGTATATGACAGCGAGGGAAACAGGGTAATCAGCCCTGGCGACCAGATACAAGGCCAGTGCGACGACATCGGCTATAATGTCAACTACGGCGATAAAGCCGTCGATATGCCCGGAATGAAAATAAGCGATTATGACACCAGCCAGTACCAAGCTCAAACGACCGCCCTTTCCATCACCGGCATTCCCACTGTAACGGAATACTTTCCGCATGCAGCAGGCAATTATAGTCTGCCGTCTTCTTCCGGAAGCCAGAAACTATCCCGCTATAAATATGAAAATCAGACATTTTCAAATAAAAAAGTTTCTGCTTACTCAATCAGCAGCGGCGTCCTGAAAAGCACACTTTTTAAGAACTGCACGTTCGAAGGCATTCTATACCTTGACTGCAGCACGACCGGCAGCACTTACAATAATGTACGGTTTGAGAACTGTACATTTAACGGCCCCATCATTACCAACACGCCCGACTATGCGAACAGCACCAACTGGTGGATGAGAAACTGCCTGTATTTCACCGGCGAAGAAACCTTCCAGAACAACACCAATGTGCCCGCAACGATTCTTGCGCCGAACTTTAACGTGAACCTCGGCAACACCAACCCTAACAACGGCGAGAACAATGTTCTTACCGGCGCAATCGTCGGCGGCATTGTGGATATTCGAGGCAATGCTGAAATTTACGGAACGGTCATTTCGATGTATGACACCAGCAGCTACTCGAGCGGATACGTCAGCAACATCGGAGCAACTGCAGATGACGGCGGTTCGGAGACAACCGAGCCGGGCGATATCGGCGTCATTAACATCACGCCGGACCTCGATGAGCTGCTGCCGAGCGGCGTTATTAGCCCAATTGTCATTAAAGCTTCGCAGGATACCTATTCTGAAGGTCAACAGTTGAATTGA
- the carB gene encoding carbamoyl-phosphate synthase large subunit: protein MPKRNDIKKVMIIGSGPIIIGQACEFDYSGTQACKALRKLGYKIVLANSNPATIMTDPGMADITYIEPLNLQTMTKIIEAERPDALLPNLGGQSGLNLSSELAHAGVLKKYGVKVIGVQVDAIKRGEDRGAFKETMNKLGIDMPTSELAFSVEEAEKIADKMGYPVVIRPAYTMGGTGGGLVYNVEELRTVAGRGLAASLVKQILVEESVLGWEELELEVVRDAKSQKITVCFIENVDAMGIHTGDSYCTAPMLTIDPELQKRLQKYSYDIVDAIEVIGGTNIQFAHDPKSDRVVVIEINPRTSRSSALASKATGFPIALVSSMLAGGLTLDEIPYWRDGTLEKYTPSGDYVVVKFARWAFEKFKGVEDKLGTQMQAVGEVMSIGKNYKEAFQKAIRSLEIGRYGLGFAKNFNKLSLDELMKLVSTATSERQFIMYEALRKGADIDTLCEKTYIKRWFIEQMAELVQLEEKILQYKGKQLPDNLVIQAKKDGFADRYLARLLGVSEDKIRQQRTKLGIVEAWEPVPVSGVENAAYYFSTYNAPDSVSVSKNRKIMVLGGGPNRIGQGIEFDYCCVHAAFALRDEGFETIMVNCNPETVSTDYDTSDKLYFEPLTVEDVLSIYEKEKPEGAIVQFGGQTPLNIARELEQAGVKIIGTTPDTIDLAEDRDRFRKMMDKLGIPMAESGMASNLDEALTIAGQIGYPLMVRPSYVLGGRGMEVVHDKEMLQRYVAAAVEITPERPILIDKFLENAIEAEADAISDGTDVFVPAVMEHIELAGIHSGDSACVIPPVSIPQKHIDTICEYTKTIATKLNVVGLMNMQYAIANDIVYVLEANPRASRTVPLVSKVCNISMARIATQLMLGKKLSDLNIKHRKIPHFGVKEAVFPFNMFHTVDPLLGPEMRSTGEVLGLANSFGLAFFKAQEATGLILPSEGTVLITVVDTDKAAILETAKAFAKLGFKIKATEGTGRFLADKGIKAELILKMHEGRPNIVDAIKNAEIQLIINTPAGKLSISDDSYIRKAAIKYKVPYITTPAAAAAAIKGIAAHQTEPSTVKSLQNYHSAIK, encoded by the coding sequence ATGCCGAAGCGTAACGACATAAAAAAAGTTATGATTATAGGCTCCGGTCCAATCATCATCGGCCAGGCCTGCGAATTCGACTATTCCGGCACACAAGCCTGCAAGGCACTTCGCAAGCTGGGCTACAAGATAGTCCTGGCCAATTCCAACCCCGCTACCATTATGACCGACCCTGGTATGGCTGATATAACCTATATCGAGCCGCTCAATCTCCAGACTATGACGAAAATCATCGAAGCCGAACGCCCCGATGCCCTGCTGCCCAACCTCGGAGGCCAGAGCGGGCTTAATTTGTCTTCCGAACTTGCTCATGCAGGCGTGCTCAAAAAATACGGCGTCAAAGTAATCGGTGTTCAGGTCGATGCCATCAAGCGAGGCGAGGACCGCGGCGCATTCAAAGAAACAATGAACAAGCTCGGCATCGATATGCCAACAAGCGAGCTGGCCTTCAGCGTGGAAGAAGCCGAAAAAATCGCCGACAAAATGGGATATCCCGTCGTTATTCGCCCCGCTTATACTATGGGCGGCACCGGCGGCGGGCTTGTCTATAATGTGGAGGAGCTGCGAACTGTAGCCGGACGGGGACTCGCGGCAAGTCTCGTTAAGCAAATTCTCGTCGAAGAATCCGTTTTGGGATGGGAGGAATTAGAGCTGGAAGTCGTCCGCGACGCGAAGAGCCAGAAGATAACCGTCTGCTTTATCGAAAACGTCGACGCTATGGGTATACATACAGGCGATTCATACTGCACCGCGCCAATGCTCACCATCGACCCGGAACTGCAAAAGCGCCTGCAAAAATACTCCTATGACATCGTTGACGCAATCGAGGTCATCGGCGGCACAAACATACAGTTTGCCCACGACCCCAAAAGCGACCGCGTAGTCGTAATCGAAATCAACCCGAGAACTTCGCGTTCATCGGCGCTTGCCTCAAAAGCCACGGGCTTTCCGATAGCCCTTGTCTCCTCGATGCTCGCCGGCGGACTGACTCTGGATGAAATTCCCTATTGGAGAGACGGAACGCTCGAAAAATATACTCCATCCGGTGATTATGTAGTTGTTAAATTTGCCCGGTGGGCTTTTGAAAAGTTCAAAGGCGTCGAGGACAAGCTCGGAACACAAATGCAGGCCGTCGGCGAGGTGATGAGTATCGGCAAAAATTATAAGGAAGCATTCCAAAAGGCCATCCGCTCGCTCGAAATCGGCAGATACGGTCTGGGCTTTGCAAAGAACTTCAATAAACTCTCTCTCGATGAACTGATGAAACTTGTGAGCACGGCTACAAGCGAACGGCAGTTCATTATGTATGAGGCGCTTCGCAAGGGAGCTGATATCGATACCCTTTGCGAGAAAACTTACATCAAACGATGGTTCATCGAACAAATGGCTGAACTCGTCCAACTCGAGGAGAAAATTCTCCAATACAAGGGTAAGCAGCTTCCAGACAACTTGGTGATACAGGCCAAAAAAGATGGTTTTGCCGACCGATACCTTGCCAGATTGCTCGGCGTTTCAGAAGATAAAATCCGCCAGCAGCGCACAAAGCTCGGCATCGTCGAGGCCTGGGAGCCGGTGCCGGTCAGCGGCGTCGAAAATGCAGCCTATTATTTCTCAACTTACAACGCACCTGACAGTGTCAGCGTAAGTAAAAACCGCAAGATAATGGTCCTCGGCGGCGGACCAAACCGTATAGGCCAGGGAATCGAATTCGATTATTGCTGCGTCCACGCCGCTTTTGCTCTGCGAGACGAAGGTTTTGAAACAATCATGGTCAACTGCAACCCGGAAACTGTCTCAACAGATTATGACACCTCCGATAAGCTTTACTTTGAGCCGCTTACAGTTGAAGATGTTTTGAGTATCTACGAAAAGGAAAAACCCGAAGGTGCCATTGTTCAGTTCGGCGGTCAGACACCGCTTAATATCGCAAGAGAACTCGAACAGGCCGGCGTAAAAATAATCGGCACTACACCAGATACCATAGATTTAGCTGAGGACCGCGACCGGTTCCGCAAGATGATGGATAAACTTGGTATTCCTATGGCCGAATCCGGTATGGCAAGTAATCTCGACGAAGCGCTTACCATCGCCGGACAGATCGGCTATCCACTGATGGTTCGGCCGTCCTATGTTCTCGGCGGACGCGGTATGGAGGTTGTCCACGACAAGGAAATGCTGCAGCGGTACGTCGCAGCCGCTGTCGAAATAACACCGGAAAGACCCATCCTGATTGACAAATTCCTCGAAAACGCCATTGAAGCCGAGGCCGATGCTATCTCCGACGGTACCGACGTTTTTGTGCCCGCGGTTATGGAGCACATCGAGCTGGCCGGCATCCATTCCGGTGACTCGGCCTGTGTAATTCCGCCCGTCAGCATTCCTCAAAAGCACATTGACACTATTTGCGAATACACCAAAACCATAGCAACGAAATTAAACGTCGTCGGCTTGATGAATATGCAGTATGCCATTGCCAATGACATCGTTTATGTCCTTGAAGCTAACCCTCGCGCCTCGCGAACTGTCCCGCTGGTCTCAAAGGTCTGCAACATTTCGATGGCGCGCATCGCCACGCAGCTTATGCTCGGGAAAAAATTGTCTGACCTCAACATAAAGCATAGAAAAATTCCGCACTTCGGCGTAAAAGAAGCTGTCTTCCCATTTAATATGTTCCACACCGTTGACCCACTCCTCGGCCCGGAAATGCGCTCCACAGGCGAAGTATTGGGACTGGCAAATTCATTCGGACTGGCTTTCTTCAAAGCACAGGAGGCCACCGGCCTAATCCTGCCTTCTGAAGGCACCGTTTTAATAACGGTCGTCGACACGGACAAGGCTGCAATACTCGAAACAGCAAAGGCTTTTGCCAAACTCGGCTTCAAAATAAAGGCCACCGAAGGCACTGGCCGTTTCCTCGCAGACAAAGGCATCAAAGCTGAACTTATCCTCAAAATGCATGAGGGAAGACCTAATATAGTAGATGCAATTAAAAACGCCGAGATTCAGCTAATCATCAACACCCCCGCCGGCAAGTTAAGTATATCCGATGATTCTTACATCCGAAAGGCAGCTATAAAATACAAGGTTCCTTATATTACGACACCAGCCGCTGCCGCTGCCGCCATAAAGGGTATTGCCGCCCACCAGACAGAACCAAGCACTGTAAAATCGCTGCAAAATTATCATTCTGCCATCAAATAG
- a CDS encoding RNA polymerase sigma factor yields MTDDKCETTFKQWLGEHQGLIFKVIRAYADTLEDQDDLFQEVLLQLWFSIPNFQGKAKVSTWIYRVALNTALVWNRGEKKRRKHSVPMTEFSSQQGDSPEQSEEIIGRLYGAIRKLSKVDASVVLMHLDGLAYGEMAEILGISENNVGVKLNRAKKQLVQLLKGLVDDF; encoded by the coding sequence ATGACAGACGATAAATGTGAAACAACATTCAAACAATGGCTTGGTGAGCACCAGGGGCTGATTTTCAAGGTTATCCGGGCCTATGCAGACACGTTGGAAGATCAGGATGACCTGTTTCAAGAGGTTCTTTTACAGTTGTGGTTCTCAATTCCTAATTTTCAGGGGAAGGCAAAAGTGTCGACGTGGATTTACAGGGTTGCGCTGAATACAGCTTTGGTTTGGAACCGCGGTGAAAAGAAGCGTCGAAAACATAGTGTTCCGATGACAGAATTCAGCTCGCAACAGGGCGATAGTCCGGAACAATCGGAAGAAATCATCGGGCGATTATATGGGGCAATCAGGAAACTCTCGAAGGTCGATGCGTCGGTTGTCCTTATGCACCTCGATGGTCTGGCGTATGGTGAAATGGCTGAAATACTCGGCATCTCGGAAAACAATGTCGGCGTAAAATTGAATCGAGCCAAAAAACAACTGGTTCAATTATTGAAAGGGCTTGTAGATGACTTTTAA
- the lipA gene encoding lipoyl synthase, with the protein MLTIAEKTKNSSLRIVDCGLAGYRDVLLQQHQLHKERQHGEISNTILITEHLPVITLGARQNANKLCADIESLKKQNIDVVDVRRGGGTTAHNPGQLVFYPILNLRELGLDISEYIRKLEAIGIELLEQLNVKTQRRKGFPGLWVNDKKIASVGVRVSKSVTSHGMAINIRNDLSIFDYIIPCGLENVKMTSVLNETAITHPMDEVKNQLSGILKRHLGRRRLPEWLKRPLPADDKYNSTETILNSLKVNTICHNANCPNRGQCWSRGTATVLILGEVCTRNCKFCSVTCGKPLPPDPTEPARIAEMAEQMNAKYLVITSVNRDDLPDGGAGHFRDCINQIRNRCPDVKFEILTPDFRNCQGQAIEILADALPFVFAHNIETVPSLYRKARLGGNYQRSLDLLKSASQTYKDALTKSSIMLGLGETDAEVEQALRDLRDAGCDRITIGQYLKPSKNSLEVVQYIPPAKFDWWKQKATDLGFKWVISLPFARSSYFAEMTTTM; encoded by the coding sequence GTGCTGACAATAGCTGAAAAAACTAAAAACTCATCTTTACGTATTGTCGATTGCGGTCTTGCTGGTTACCGAGACGTCCTGCTGCAGCAGCACCAACTGCACAAAGAAAGGCAGCATGGCGAAATATCGAACACCATTTTAATCACCGAGCACCTGCCGGTCATTACTCTCGGCGCCCGGCAAAACGCCAACAAGCTTTGCGCAGACATTGAAAGTCTGAAAAAACAGAATATAGACGTTGTCGATGTCCGAAGAGGCGGCGGAACAACGGCACACAATCCGGGACAGCTGGTTTTTTACCCGATTCTAAATCTGCGAGAGCTTGGCTTAGACATCAGTGAATATATCCGAAAACTTGAAGCTATCGGCATTGAGCTGCTGGAACAACTGAATGTCAAAACCCAAAGGCGAAAAGGTTTTCCAGGCTTATGGGTAAACGACAAAAAAATAGCTTCGGTCGGCGTGCGCGTGTCGAAATCTGTAACCAGCCACGGCATGGCAATAAATATCCGGAACGATTTGAGCATCTTCGATTACATCATACCCTGCGGTCTTGAAAACGTCAAAATGACATCCGTACTGAACGAAACCGCAATCACACACCCGATGGATGAAGTTAAAAACCAATTGTCTGGAATTCTAAAAAGACATCTCGGCCGGCGCAGATTGCCGGAATGGCTGAAAAGGCCTCTGCCAGCAGATGATAAATACAATTCCACTGAGACAATCTTAAACTCTCTCAAGGTAAATACAATATGCCATAATGCCAACTGTCCAAACCGAGGCCAGTGCTGGTCAAGGGGCACAGCAACAGTCCTGATTCTGGGCGAGGTCTGCACGCGGAATTGTAAATTCTGCTCGGTAACCTGCGGCAAACCCCTTCCGCCCGACCCAACCGAGCCGGCAAGAATAGCTGAGATGGCAGAGCAAATGAACGCCAAATACCTCGTAATCACCAGCGTCAATCGCGATGACCTGCCCGATGGCGGCGCAGGCCACTTTCGCGATTGCATCAACCAAATAAGAAACAGATGCCCAGACGTGAAATTCGAAATACTAACGCCTGACTTTCGAAATTGTCAGGGGCAAGCTATCGAAATTCTGGCTGATGCTTTGCCGTTTGTTTTCGCGCACAATATCGAAACCGTCCCCTCTTTATACCGAAAAGCCCGCCTCGGCGGAAATTATCAACGCTCCTTAGACCTGCTTAAATCGGCCAGCCAAACTTATAAAGACGCCCTAACAAAATCATCGATTATGCTCGGCTTGGGAGAAACAGATGCCGAGGTAGAGCAAGCCTTAAGAGATTTGCGGGACGCCGGCTGTGACAGAATCACAATCGGCCAATACCTTAAACCCTCGAAAAATTCGCTCGAAGTTGTCCAATACATACCGCCTGCGAAATTCGACTGGTGGAAACAAAAAGCAACTGACCTCGGCTTTAAATGGGTTATCTCCTTGCCATTTGCCCGCAGTTCGTATTTTGCAGAGATGACTACGACTATGTAG
- a CDS encoding biotin--[acetyl-CoA-carboxylase] ligase, whose amino-acid sequence MSPAHEHLDPDKIKVNTKRIGRKILVYNHTSSTNDIAAEYAKNKDNDGLAIFAEEQTAGRGRTGAKWLSRRCDSILCSILLTSCKCNPEMLSLACPVAVAEAVGKIAHSHAKIKWPNDIILNGKKVAGIMVESKKVNGSTAYIIGIGINCHQKKNLFPDELQTTATSIDIEGRLVCDRISLARRLLSSLDHWLEAAEDTGKKIIDRWRKLNTLLNQRITVIYNGRKFTGNCIGVDPEKGLIVQLDRGGVRMFHAAQTTIAK is encoded by the coding sequence ATGTCTCCAGCGCACGAACATCTCGACCCAGACAAAATAAAGGTAAACACCAAGCGTATCGGCAGAAAAATCCTCGTCTACAATCACACATCGAGCACAAATGACATCGCCGCCGAATACGCGAAAAACAAAGACAACGACGGCCTTGCAATCTTCGCCGAAGAGCAAACCGCCGGCCGGGGCAGGACCGGCGCCAAATGGCTCAGCAGGCGCTGCGACAGTATTCTTTGTTCGATTCTTCTGACCTCCTGCAAGTGCAACCCTGAGATGCTCTCGCTGGCCTGTCCCGTAGCAGTCGCCGAGGCCGTCGGAAAAATCGCCCACAGCCACGCAAAAATCAAATGGCCTAACGATATAATCTTAAATGGTAAAAAAGTGGCGGGCATTATGGTAGAGTCAAAAAAGGTCAACGGCAGCACCGCTTATATAATAGGCATAGGAATAAACTGCCACCAAAAGAAAAACTTGTTCCCCGACGAGCTGCAAACAACCGCGACAAGCATCGACATCGAAGGCCGATTGGTATGCGACCGCATCTCGCTGGCAAGGAGACTACTTTCCTCGTTAGACCACTGGCTTGAAGCAGCGGAAGATACAGGCAAAAAAATAATTGACCGATGGCGCAAACTAAACACCCTGCTGAACCAGAGAATAACAGTCATTTACAACGGCAGGAAATTTACCGGCAACTGCATCGGCGTCGATCCCGAAAAAGGTTTAATTGTCCAGCTCGACCGCGGCGGCGTCAGAATGTTCCACGCCGCTCAAACCACTATTGCAAAATAA
- the nadC gene encoding carboxylating nicotinate-nucleotide diphosphorylase produces the protein MKQLNNKEARQLIKMAIEEDLGSGDITSELLFKDNVIAKTNIISREEIVVCGMGIAKEILAAFDKRLKLKVIVKDGQVAYVGCKIATIKGPVRAMLSAERVMLNFLQRLSGIATTTRKFVRAVEGTKAKIYDTRKTMPGWRTIEKYAVRCGGGHNHRLGLYDAVLIKDNHLSLLGRNFYPKLKKIIERAKKLKGAKFVAVEVDHVDDQLNYVLKIPGIDIVLLDNMGQWQLKHAVDMRNRMCRKGRRPLLEASGNISLSNVSAIAQCGIDRIAVGEITHSARAVDIAVDS, from the coding sequence ATGAAACAACTGAACAACAAAGAAGCACGCCAGCTAATCAAAATGGCAATCGAAGAAGACCTCGGCAGCGGCGATATAACCAGCGAGCTTCTCTTTAAAGACAACGTTATTGCCAAAACAAATATCATATCCCGCGAGGAAATAGTGGTGTGCGGAATGGGTATCGCCAAGGAAATCCTCGCTGCTTTCGACAAGAGACTTAAGTTAAAGGTCATTGTAAAGGATGGCCAGGTAGCTTATGTCGGATGTAAAATCGCCACAATCAAAGGCCCGGTGCGCGCCATGCTAAGCGCCGAGCGGGTTATGCTCAATTTTCTGCAGCGGCTCAGCGGTATAGCCACGACAACTCGCAAATTTGTCCGCGCTGTTGAAGGGACAAAAGCAAAAATCTACGACACCCGAAAGACAATGCCCGGCTGGCGAACCATCGAAAAATACGCCGTCCGCTGCGGCGGCGGACATAATCACCGCCTCGGATTATACGACGCCGTGCTGATTAAAGATAACCATCTGTCGCTACTCGGCAGAAACTTTTACCCGAAACTGAAAAAAATAATCGAACGCGCAAAAAAATTAAAGGGCGCTAAATTTGTCGCCGTAGAAGTCGACCACGTTGACGACCAGCTGAACTACGTCCTGAAGATTCCTGGCATAGACATTGTGCTACTCGACAATATGGGCCAGTGGCAGTTAAAACACGCCGTGGATATGCGAAACAGAATGTGCCGCAAAGGCAGGAGGCCGCTACTCGAGGCCTCCGGTAATATATCGCTGAGCAATGTATCCGCTATTGCCCAGTGCGGCATCGACAGAATCGCCGTAGGTGAAATCACTCACTCGGCAAGGGCCGTTGACATTGCGGTTGACAGTTGA
- the uvrB gene encoding excinuclease ABC subunit UvrB, translated as MGIFKLNSSFSPAGDQPEAIKRLVEGLRAGKKFQTLMGVTGSGKTFTMAQTLAQLDRPALVISHNKTLAAQLYEEFKELFPENAVEYFVSYYDYYQPEAYIPQRDIYIEKDASKNADLDRLRLSTTTSLSTRNDCIIVASVSCIFGLGSPEDYKASVVAVRTGDRIDRNDLLGRFADLQYTRNDFDFARGKFRVRGDVVELYPSYETFAIRFEFFGDRVEKISYINPTSAETLAVEEQVFIYPAEHYIMPAERVESAIESIKAELKERLQQFNQEGKLLEAQRLKARTMYDIEMMQEVGYCSGIENYARHLAGLPPGAKPYTLIDYFPKDFLLFIDESHVTIPQIRAMWAGDRSRKNILVEHGFRLPSALDNRPLRFEEFQEKWAKVVFVSATPGDFELEKCNNEVIEQIIRPTGLVDPEIFVHPAGNQVQHLLGEIEKRVKAKERILVTTLTKRMAEDLAGFITKKGFKCRYLHSEIDTLERIEILRDLRNGEFDVLVGINLLREGLDLPEVSAVAILDADKEGFLRSHISLIQTIGRTARNINATVFLYADTITKSMQKAIDETERRRKIQLQFNKEHNITPETIKKEIRSSLTEQIKARKTAREAIRFEEREYDKVELAGQIEKEMLEAAQELDFEKAAFLRDQLQELKELPEFALIESKKKKRSFLAAKKQREKFK; from the coding sequence ATGGGCATATTCAAACTAAATAGTTCGTTCAGTCCCGCGGGTGACCAGCCGGAAGCGATAAAGCGGCTTGTAGAGGGTCTGCGCGCAGGCAAGAAATTCCAGACGCTTATGGGCGTAACGGGCAGCGGCAAGACATTCACAATGGCCCAGACCCTGGCTCAACTCGACAGGCCGGCCCTTGTCATATCGCACAATAAGACGCTGGCCGCCCAGCTTTACGAGGAATTCAAGGAGCTGTTTCCAGAAAATGCTGTCGAATATTTCGTCAGCTATTACGATTACTATCAGCCGGAGGCCTATATCCCGCAGCGCGATATTTACATAGAAAAGGACGCCTCGAAAAACGCCGACCTCGACCGTCTGCGGCTTTCAACGACTACAAGCCTGTCGACAAGAAACGATTGCATTATTGTCGCATCCGTCTCCTGCATTTTCGGTTTGGGTTCGCCGGAAGACTACAAAGCATCGGTAGTAGCCGTGCGAACGGGCGACAGAATCGACAGAAACGACCTTCTCGGCAGATTCGCAGATCTGCAATACACCAGAAACGATTTCGACTTCGCGAGGGGTAAATTCCGCGTTCGAGGCGACGTGGTCGAGCTGTACCCATCTTACGAAACTTTCGCTATCCGCTTCGAATTTTTCGGCGACCGCGTCGAAAAAATCAGCTATATAAATCCCACGTCAGCAGAGACCCTTGCCGTTGAAGAGCAGGTCTTTATCTATCCGGCTGAGCATTACATTATGCCCGCCGAGCGGGTCGAGTCAGCGATAGAGAGCATAAAGGCCGAGCTGAAAGAACGGCTTCAGCAATTCAACCAGGAAGGCAAACTTCTCGAAGCGCAGCGGCTGAAGGCCCGAACGATGTATGACATTGAAATGATGCAGGAGGTCGGTTACTGCAGCGGCATTGAAAATTACGCAAGGCACCTGGCAGGCCTGCCACCGGGAGCCAAACCTTATACACTGATTGACTATTTCCCGAAGGACTTTTTATTATTCATAGACGAATCGCACGTTACGATACCGCAGATACGAGCGATGTGGGCCGGAGACAGGAGCAGGAAAAACATCTTAGTTGAGCATGGATTCAGACTGCCAAGCGCTCTGGATAACAGACCTTTACGGTTCGAAGAGTTTCAGGAGAAATGGGCAAAGGTCGTTTTCGTTTCCGCGACGCCCGGCGATTTCGAGCTGGAAAAATGCAACAACGAGGTCATCGAGCAAATCATAAGACCAACGGGACTGGTGGACCCGGAAATTTTCGTTCATCCGGCCGGCAATCAGGTACAGCATCTACTCGGTGAAATCGAAAAACGGGTCAAGGCCAAAGAGCGAATACTCGTTACAACGCTGACAAAAAGAATGGCCGAAGACCTAGCGGGCTTTATTACGAAGAAAGGTTTTAAATGCCGCTACCTGCACAGCGAAATCGACACGCTCGAAAGAATCGAGATCCTGCGCGACCTTCGCAACGGCGAATTTGACGTGCTGGTCGGAATCAATCTGCTGCGGGAAGGACTTGATTTGCCGGAGGTATCAGCCGTCGCAATTCTCGATGCTGACAAAGAAGGATTCCTGCGAAGTCATATTTCGCTGATACAAACAATCGGCAGAACCGCACGAAATATCAACGCCACCGTCTTTTTATACGCCGATACCATCACCAAATCGATGCAAAAAGCTATTGACGAAACTGAAAGACGGCGTAAAATTCAACTACAATTCAATAAAGAGCATAATATTACGCCTGAAACGATAAAAAAGGAGATTCGCAGCAGTCTGACCGAGCAGATAAAGGCAAGAAAGACCGCCCGCGAGGCGATCCGGTTCGAAGAACGTGAATATGACAAGGTAGAACTGGCCGGCCAGATTGAGAAAGAAATGCTCGAAGCGGCACAGGAGCTGGATTTCGAAAAGGCGGCTTTTCTGCGAGACCAGCTGCAGGAACTGAAAGAACTGCCGGAATTCGCCCTCATAGAATCGAAGAAAAAGAAAAGAAGCTTTTTAGCCGCGAAAAAGCAAAGGGAAAAATTCAAATGA